The Candidatus Cloacimonadota bacterium genome window below encodes:
- the fdrA gene encoding acyl-CoA synthetase FdrA, whose translation MAVVSIVINNRYLDSVKLMQISEKIKEKEGVTDALAVVATKENKSILKAVGMLTEEFDQATGSDICLAIKAETEELANDLLKEAIAWIKKGLPGEKRAAEEDHQPRSLESALKIMPDADLVLISVAGRYAGREARKALENGKHVLLFSDNVSIEDERELKEYAVAHDLLMMGPGCGTAIINNIPLAFANSIRLGKIGIVSAAGTGLQEVSSIIHNLGQGISQAFGTGGRDGKKEISGLMMQYCLQYLINDPQTEVIVLISKLPDDEVIDKIWKLAKTTEKPIVINYLKLITIPKLDNIYVTETLSDTAVVACRLLTGEEIKESDVELPVLLSSIKLPDNRSRKYLRGLYSGGTLCYEAQNIFYKRLGRYAFSNAPLHPDAKLTDVWQSKEHTMIDLGEEEFTVGRPHPMIDYSLRIKKLKEESHDPETAVILFDVVLGYGSHPHPEKELAPIIKEVKQESGFPVICSVIGTDEDPQNRQNIIRTLQDSGAIVRQTNAEAVELAVGIIKRILNDIE comes from the coding sequence ATGGCAGTAGTTAGTATAGTGATCAACAATCGTTATCTCGATTCGGTGAAATTGATGCAGATCTCGGAAAAGATCAAAGAGAAAGAGGGTGTGACTGATGCCTTAGCGGTAGTGGCAACAAAAGAGAACAAGTCGATTCTTAAAGCTGTCGGAATGCTAACGGAAGAGTTTGATCAGGCAACCGGTTCGGATATTTGTTTGGCTATTAAAGCAGAAACTGAGGAGTTAGCTAACGATCTATTAAAAGAGGCAATAGCATGGATCAAGAAAGGGCTACCCGGAGAGAAGAGAGCAGCAGAAGAAGATCATCAGCCCCGATCTCTGGAAAGTGCTCTGAAAATAATGCCTGATGCAGATCTGGTATTGATCTCTGTAGCCGGAAGGTATGCTGGCAGAGAGGCAAGAAAAGCTCTGGAGAATGGCAAACATGTTCTGCTCTTCTCTGACAATGTATCTATTGAAGATGAAAGGGAGCTGAAAGAGTATGCGGTTGCTCATGATCTGTTGATGATGGGTCCGGGCTGTGGTACGGCAATAATCAATAATATACCCTTGGCTTTTGCCAATAGTATCAGACTGGGCAAGATCGGGATAGTATCTGCTGCCGGGACTGGCTTGCAAGAAGTGAGTTCGATCATCCATAATCTGGGGCAGGGTATTTCGCAGGCATTCGGTACAGGTGGTCGTGACGGCAAGAAAGAGATCAGTGGTTTGATGATGCAATACTGCCTGCAATACTTGATCAACGATCCACAGACAGAAGTAATCGTCTTGATCAGCAAACTGCCTGATGATGAGGTGATAGATAAGATATGGAAACTCGCCAAAACTACCGAGAAACCGATAGTTATAAATTATCTTAAGTTAATTACTATACCTAAGTTAGACAATATATATGTCACGGAAACTCTGTCGGATACAGCTGTTGTTGCTTGCCGGTTACTAACCGGAGAGGAGATAAAAGAGAGTGATGTTGAATTACCAGTACTTTTATCATCTATCAAATTACCGGATAACAGATCAAGAAAATATCTGCGAGGATTGTATAGTGGCGGGACCTTATGCTATGAAGCGCAGAATATCTTTTATAAAAGATTGGGTAGATATGCCTTTAGTAATGCTCCACTCCATCCTGATGCAAAATTGACAGATGTTTGGCAAAGTAAGGAACACACTATGATTGATCTCGGAGAAGAGGAGTTTACAGTGGGAAGACCACATCCGATGATAGATTATTCCTTAAGAATCAAGAAACTCAAAGAGGAGAGTCATGATCCTGAAACGGCAGTAATTTTGTTTGATGTAGTTCTCGGTTATGGTTCTCATCCTCATCCAGAAAAGGAGTTAGCACCAATAATCAAGGAGGTCAAGCAGGAGAGCGGTTTTCCTGTAATATGTTCGGTGATAGGGACAGATGAAGACCCTCAGAATCGGCAGAACATTATCAGAACCTTACAAGATAGCGGAGCAATTGTAAGGCAAACCAATGCAGAAGCAGTTGAACTGGCAGTTGGGATTATAAAGCGTATCTTGAATGATATAGAGTAA
- a CDS encoding cyclase family protein: MNTQELLQFMNSVKMHDLTQRLSVHTPPWPSYMPLGIQYFKRIAGAHMGQGANGQIITTSNHVGTHIDGEIHFYANGRTVGDVPIEEWVGPGVVVDISDSVGDYDLYSPDLLMSKIEVKKGDILIINTGYHKYGWDQPESDEIKYFVKHPGPDPSFHEWALDMQVKWIGVDCGSADHPMNTIIRDWHPKPFKEAEKKLKAKYGKSWDEFFPPEEYYQVMHLKLFPKKLVHAENLGGDIDKISNKRVWIGLFPLRGIELESSMCRIIALEP; this comes from the coding sequence ATGAACACACAAGAATTACTACAATTTATGAACAGTGTAAAAATGCATGATCTTACCCAGAGATTAAGCGTTCATACACCACCATGGCCATCTTATATGCCGTTGGGAATTCAATATTTCAAACGAATTGCCGGTGCACATATGGGACAGGGAGCCAATGGGCAGATCATCACTACCAGTAACCATGTCGGAACCCATATTGATGGTGAGATCCATTTTTATGCTAATGGCAGGACGGTAGGTGATGTTCCTATCGAAGAGTGGGTAGGACCCGGTGTAGTTGTTGATATTTCTGATTCTGTTGGTGATTATGACCTCTATTCGCCTGATCTGCTGATGTCCAAGATCGAGGTCAAGAAAGGGGATATTCTGATCATCAATACCGGTTATCACAAATATGGATGGGACCAACCCGAATCTGACGAAATCAAGTATTTTGTTAAGCATCCGGGACCAGACCCTTCTTTTCACGAATGGGCATTAGATATGCAGGTCAAATGGATCGGGGTAGATTGCGGTAGTGCAGATCATCCAATGAATACGATCATTCGCGATTGGCATCCCAAACCGTTCAAAGAGGCGGAAAAGAAGCTAAAAGCAAAATATGGCAAGAGTTGGGATGAATTCTTTCCACCCGAAGAGTATTATCAGGTCATGCATCTCAAACTCTTCCCCAAGAAGCTGGTACATGCTGAAAATCTTGGTGGTGATATTGACAAAATAAGTAATAAACGAGTATGGATCGGCCTCTTTCCCTTGAGAGGTATTGAACTGGAATCTTCTATGTGCCGTATTATTGCTTTAGAGCCCTGA
- a CDS encoding (2Fe-2S)-binding protein, whose product MKEITFILNNEKRSVQVEPSETLLEVLRDKMGLKSPKCGCDRGDCGACVVLLNGKSVRSCLVLAIETAGMEIMTLEGISAKNLNALQEAFIAFNSFQCGYCAPGIIITVTELLTKNPKPDLEEIKEVLSGNLCRCTGYKPIFDAILDVTGKEVK is encoded by the coding sequence ATGAAGGAGATTACTTTTATACTCAATAATGAAAAGCGATCTGTTCAGGTCGAACCTTCTGAAACTCTGTTGGAGGTCTTACGCGACAAGATGGGTCTGAAAAGTCCCAAATGTGGTTGTGATAGGGGAGATTGTGGTGCCTGTGTGGTTTTGCTGAATGGGAAAAGTGTTCGTAGCTGTCTTGTCTTGGCTATTGAAACTGCCGGAATGGAGATAATGACACTGGAAGGAATATCTGCAAAGAATCTCAATGCATTACAGGAGGCATTTATCGCCTTCAATTCCTTTCAATGCGGATATTGTGCACCGGGGATAATTATCACCGTTACCGAACTCCTCACCAAAAACCCTAAACCAGATCTGGAAGAGATCAAAGAAGTGCTCTCGGGCAATCTCTGCCGTTGTACCGGCTATAAACCTATCTTTGATGCCATCTTAGACGTCACAGGAAAGGAGGTGAAATGA
- a CDS encoding DUF2877 domain-containing protein has product MIEQSKVFHSSGTISSIGKRIPCGEFKQIHSIFDRNINFLYNDLIVSLSNIKSYEGVLRLVIPNLELHKIKAIEHYPGKIIINGNEIFNYIEENIYDPFLPQMYLRSNSISSDLTDLKAKYLAKDKQYTLAYLLNKDNVPIPERSSYDSEFMKQMNRAFRALKDGNYPLAVQGFKGRGYGLTPSGDDFLIGYLIGLSFREYLGDRAVTDLKQEIYRLALGSNPLVNTFLFEAVNGYCNSYWKSFLTKLIRGTGDVVVDFEAILSEGETSGYDMMAGFLTCFEIEI; this is encoded by the coding sequence ATGATTGAACAGAGTAAGGTATTTCATTCTTCCGGAACTATTTCATCTATTGGGAAAAGAATCCCTTGTGGTGAATTTAAACAAATTCATTCCATATTCGATAGAAATATCAATTTTCTTTATAATGATCTGATAGTTAGTCTATCTAACATTAAATCTTATGAAGGGGTCTTGAGATTAGTCATACCAAATCTTGAGCTGCATAAGATCAAGGCAATAGAACATTATCCGGGGAAGATCATCATTAACGGGAATGAGATTTTTAATTATATAGAAGAGAATATTTACGATCCTTTTTTACCCCAGATGTATCTCAGATCAAATTCCATATCATCAGACCTAACTGATCTAAAAGCAAAATATTTAGCTAAGGATAAGCAATATACACTGGCTTATCTTCTTAACAAAGATAATGTACCAATACCGGAAAGATCTTCTTATGACAGTGAGTTTATGAAACAGATGAACCGAGCTTTCAGAGCACTTAAAGATGGTAACTATCCTCTTGCTGTACAGGGTTTTAAGGGAAGGGGTTACGGACTAACTCCATCGGGAGATGATTTTTTAATCGGTTATCTGATTGGATTGAGTTTCCGAGAGTATTTAGGAGACAGAGCCGTAACTGATTTGAAACAGGAGATTTATAGACTTGCTCTCGGAAGCAATCCGTTGGTAAATACTTTTCTTTTTGAAGCAGTGAACGGCTATTGTAATTCTTACTGGAAATCGTTCCTCACCAAGTTGATTAGGGGTACAGGAGATGTTGTGGTTGATTTTGAAGCAATTTTATCGGAGGGTGAGACTTCCGGTTATGATATGATGGCAGGATTCCTAACCTGTTTTGAAATAGAGATTTAA
- a CDS encoding xanthine dehydrogenase family protein molybdopterin-binding subunit, whose protein sequence is MSDYKYIGKPVVRIDGKEKVSGAAIFTDDIDFGANLLHAHIICSTEAHALIKSIDTSEALKVKDVVNIFTGKDFPFKFGLYMKDRYVLAQEKVRFVGEQVVAVVARTPQAARKAAKLVKIEYEPLPAVFNQLDAMKDDAVLLHPDLDKYPHVPWFFPQEKTNIAHWRKTRKGDMEKAFAEADIVLEDTYYVPRYAHCALETHVAIAKYDYSGRLTVWSSSQSPHTQRNLFAEALSSLGLTHKDVRVIAPHVGGGFGGKAGVTMEIIPAAIATKLPGYAVKLRWSREQEFMNTYQRLGLVAKIKMGAKKDGTITAIDHKIYWDAGAYVEYGANVVNAVGLSAIGPYRIPNVSIDSICIYTNLPPGGPYRGFGYSEFIFGLESHVNRIANKLNIDPVDFRRINAIKEGDTTAYGAEMNPSGLHQAIDEVAKAIEWDKNRESKDPKKAIGKGFAIFWKAPAMPPNASSSAFLKFNEDGSINLLISGMDIGQGYQTVMAQIAAEVLGVPPSKIRVENPDTDRNPYEWQTVASHVTWGCGNAVKKAAIDARDQIFALIERVYHLSQDSLYLEDEAVKCHTKKDFYLPLKDFVINGIMTEDGTFKGGPINARGVFMPEFSSTKGDPETSQGGHPNVHYTVGAGALILEIDKETGKMRVLKAAEAIDAGKAINPDLVKGQITGGLLQGLATVLYEDMRFDKGGKMLNPNFSDYKIPTSMDVPDEIIPIIIEVPQPDGPYGARGIGEHTMLPAAPMIANALEDALGIRIKSMPITAEKVALTLLDKEKEK, encoded by the coding sequence ATGAGCGACTATAAATATATCGGCAAACCTGTAGTCCGGATAGATGGCAAAGAGAAGGTGTCTGGAGCTGCTATCTTCACAGACGATATTGATTTTGGCGCTAATTTGCTGCATGCTCATATTATATGCAGCACGGAAGCTCATGCTCTTATCAAATCGATAGATACTTCAGAAGCATTAAAGGTCAAGGATGTGGTGAATATCTTTACCGGTAAGGATTTTCCCTTTAAGTTCGGGCTCTATATGAAAGACCGTTATGTTCTTGCTCAGGAGAAGGTCCGTTTTGTTGGGGAACAAGTTGTAGCAGTAGTAGCACGAACTCCTCAAGCAGCCAGAAAAGCTGCCAAACTGGTCAAGATAGAATACGAACCGCTGCCTGCTGTATTTAATCAACTGGATGCTATGAAAGATGATGCTGTTTTACTGCATCCTGACCTGGATAAATATCCTCATGTACCTTGGTTCTTTCCCCAGGAAAAGACTAATATAGCTCATTGGCGTAAGACCCGTAAAGGTGATATGGAGAAAGCTTTTGCTGAAGCGGATATAGTTTTGGAAGATACCTATTATGTGCCCCGTTATGCCCATTGTGCTTTGGAAACCCATGTTGCAATAGCAAAATATGATTATTCGGGCAGATTAACCGTCTGGAGTTCTTCCCAGTCACCACATACGCAGAGAAATCTCTTTGCCGAAGCTCTATCCTCTTTGGGATTAACCCATAAAGATGTCAGGGTCATTGCTCCTCATGTTGGTGGTGGTTTTGGCGGTAAAGCGGGGGTAACAATGGAAATAATACCGGCTGCTATAGCTACAAAGTTACCCGGTTATGCAGTAAAATTGCGTTGGTCAAGAGAACAGGAGTTCATGAATACTTATCAGCGGCTCGGCCTAGTAGCCAAGATCAAGATGGGTGCCAAGAAAGACGGAACAATAACAGCGATAGATCATAAGATCTATTGGGATGCCGGAGCATATGTCGAGTATGGTGCCAATGTCGTTAATGCTGTAGGGCTTTCCGCTATCGGACCGTATCGAATACCCAATGTTTCTATCGATTCGATCTGTATTTATACAAACCTGCCGCCGGGAGGTCCTTATCGTGGTTTTGGCTATTCGGAATTCATCTTTGGTCTGGAATCTCACGTTAATCGTATCGCCAACAAACTGAATATCGACCCGGTAGATTTCCGCAGAATAAATGCTATTAAAGAGGGTGATACTACAGCTTACGGAGCAGAAATGAATCCTAGCGGGTTACATCAGGCAATAGATGAAGTAGCTAAAGCTATAGAATGGGACAAAAATAGAGAGTCCAAAGATCCCAAGAAAGCAATCGGTAAGGGGTTTGCTATTTTTTGGAAAGCACCTGCTATGCCGCCTAATGCCAGTTCTTCAGCATTTTTAAAGTTCAATGAGGATGGAAGTATCAATCTGCTCATCTCGGGTATGGATATAGGACAGGGTTATCAGACGGTAATGGCTCAGATTGCTGCCGAAGTATTGGGAGTTCCACCTTCCAAGATAAGAGTAGAAAATCCCGATACAGACCGTAATCCTTACGAATGGCAAACAGTAGCATCCCATGTAACTTGGGGTTGTGGTAATGCGGTGAAAAAGGCAGCCATAGATGCCAGAGACCAGATCTTTGCTCTTATAGAAAGGGTTTATCATCTCTCTCAGGATTCTTTGTATCTGGAGGATGAAGCGGTAAAATGCCACACCAAGAAGGATTTTTATTTACCACTCAAAGATTTTGTCATTAATGGTATCATGACCGAAGATGGAACCTTTAAGGGGGGTCCGATAAATGCCAGAGGTGTCTTTATGCCTGAATTCTCGTCAACAAAGGGAGATCCGGAAACAAGCCAGGGTGGGCATCCGAATGTACATTATACAGTAGGAGCTGGAGCTCTGATCCTGGAAATAGATAAAGAGACGGGAAAAATGAGAGTTCTCAAGGCAGCAGAAGCCATAGATGCCGGTAAAGCAATAAATCCCGATCTTGTTAAAGGGCAGATCACAGGTGGACTCTTACAAGGGCTGGCAACGGTTCTCTATGAAGATATGCGATTTGATAAGGGAGGGAAAATGCTGAATCCGAACTTTTCCGATTATAAGATCCCAACCTCTATGGATGTTCCCGATGAGATCATCCCGATTATCATAGAAGTTCCACAACCTGATGGACCTTATGGTGCTAGAGGAATTGGAGAACATACAATGTTACCGGCAGCTCCAATGATAGCTAATGCTCTGGAAGATGCACTCGGGATCAGGATCAAGAGCATGCCAATCACCGCCGAGAAAGTAGCATTGACCCTATTAGATAAAGAAAAGGAGAAATAA
- a CDS encoding DUF1116 domain-containing protein: MKLREGKLKVINLGLEQFGKDLKEQNVETIQVNWSPPLEIDSSIMQIIAHHQEEIDQANEKALDIIQKGQPVLLGLDIARNVIPGMQENMILHAGPPIQWDRMCGPMRGAIIGALIYEGKAATKEEAENLAKSGEIEYAPCHEHNAVGPMAGIISPSMPVFIIKNDTYGNEAYCTQNEGLGKVLRYGAYQSEVIEKLKWMEKVLYPILDKAIRSLGKIDLKNLISQALHMGDEVHNRNRAGTSLLIRQLAPAILKTSENVTDSAKVLEFINSNDHFFLNLSMPAAKCMLDAASNIVPSSIVIAMARNGTDFGIRLAGTGNKWFTGKALIPDALFFPGYTKEDANPDIGDSTITETAGLGGFAIAAAFAIAQFVGGTAADAKRYTNLMYEITATESENFQIPALDFRGTPLGIDVRKVIEKNLTPFLDTGVAHKQPGIGQVGAGVLSAPTEPFINAIKGLAKVLE; this comes from the coding sequence ATGAAATTACGGGAAGGAAAACTTAAGGTGATCAATCTGGGGTTGGAGCAATTTGGCAAAGATCTGAAAGAGCAGAATGTAGAGACAATTCAGGTTAATTGGTCACCACCATTAGAAATAGACTCTTCCATCATGCAGATAATAGCGCATCATCAGGAAGAGATCGATCAAGCTAATGAGAAGGCATTAGATATCATCCAAAAGGGGCAACCGGTTCTTTTAGGACTCGATATAGCACGTAATGTGATACCCGGAATGCAGGAGAATATGATACTTCATGCCGGTCCCCCTATCCAATGGGATAGAATGTGCGGACCGATGAGGGGAGCTATCATCGGAGCTTTGATCTATGAGGGGAAAGCCGCTACCAAGGAAGAGGCAGAGAATTTAGCTAAGTCAGGGGAGATAGAATATGCACCCTGTCATGAGCATAATGCTGTTGGACCTATGGCGGGAATAATCTCACCTTCGATGCCGGTATTTATCATAAAAAACGATACTTATGGTAACGAAGCTTATTGTACTCAGAATGAAGGGCTGGGGAAGGTTCTCCGTTACGGTGCCTATCAATCGGAAGTGATCGAGAAACTGAAATGGATGGAAAAGGTACTATATCCGATATTAGATAAAGCGATCAGGTCGTTGGGCAAGATAGATCTAAAGAATCTTATCTCACAAGCTTTACACATGGGTGATGAAGTACATAATCGTAACCGTGCCGGAACTTCTCTATTGATCAGGCAACTAGCACCGGCTATTCTGAAAACATCTGAAAACGTGACTGACTCTGCTAAGGTACTGGAATTTATCAATAGTAACGATCACTTTTTCCTGAACCTCTCAATGCCTGCTGCCAAATGCATGCTTGATGCCGCTTCTAATATAGTTCCGAGCAGTATAGTAATAGCTATGGCTCGTAATGGTACGGATTTTGGTATTCGTTTAGCCGGTACGGGGAACAAATGGTTTACCGGCAAAGCCCTCATTCCTGATGCCCTCTTTTTCCCCGGCTATACAAAGGAAGATGCCAATCCCGATATTGGGGACAGCACAATTACAGAGACTGCAGGATTGGGTGGATTTGCTATTGCAGCTGCTTTTGCCATAGCTCAATTTGTCGGTGGCACTGCAGCAGATGCCAAAAGATATACGAATCTGATGTATGAGATAACAGCAACGGAAAGTGAAAATTTTCAAATACCGGCTCTTGACTTTCGCGGAACACCGTTAGGTATAGATGTGCGAAAAGTAATAGAAAAGAATTTGACCCCGTTTTTAGATACCGGAGTGGCTCATAAACAACCGGGTATCGGACAGGTCGGAGCGGGGGTGCTGAGTGCACCAACAGAGCCGTTTATTAATGCTATTAAAGGTTTAGCTAAAGTGTTGGAATAA
- a CDS encoding xanthine dehydrogenase family protein subunit M, with amino-acid sequence MSITNDFEYYCPSSLDETVKLLEQLGEQAALLAGGTDLIVNIKDDLESPSAVIDIKRVSELRGLDIDKDKLFIGAKTTFTDILDSSVIKDNYLLLWESARAVASVGIRNRATLVGNICSAVPCMDSAPALLCYDAIVHTVSKTGKRDIPINDWFIAPRKTARKADELVVGVTVPLPSQKNSGCYIKLGRYGGEDLAQAGLGILIRADLEYRIAFTAVGPIPIRAQKIEELLKGKEIDQDLLKQAKELVAEEISPITDIRSTREYREHICRVMFERGLIVCQQRMNGEIINTVRILGG; translated from the coding sequence ATGTCCATAACAAACGATTTCGAATACTATTGTCCGTCATCTTTAGACGAAACAGTAAAACTGCTGGAACAATTAGGTGAACAAGCTGCCTTATTGGCAGGAGGAACAGATCTGATCGTCAATATCAAAGATGATCTGGAATCACCATCGGCAGTAATTGATATCAAGAGAGTATCCGAATTGAGAGGACTTGATATTGATAAAGATAAGCTTTTTATTGGCGCTAAAACAACTTTTACTGATATTTTGGACTCTTCAGTTATTAAGGATAATTATCTACTGCTTTGGGAATCTGCCAGAGCTGTTGCCTCAGTAGGGATACGGAACAGAGCAACCTTAGTCGGTAATATCTGCTCAGCCGTACCCTGTATGGATTCAGCTCCCGCTCTCTTATGTTATGATGCAATAGTTCATACAGTAAGCAAGACAGGGAAAAGGGATATACCGATCAACGACTGGTTCATAGCACCACGAAAAACTGCCCGTAAAGCGGATGAGCTCGTTGTGGGAGTTACTGTTCCTTTACCATCTCAGAAGAACAGCGGTTGTTACATCAAACTCGGAAGATATGGTGGTGAAGATTTAGCTCAAGCTGGATTAGGGATCTTGATCAGAGCAGATCTCGAATACCGGATTGCCTTTACTGCAGTAGGTCCCATTCCTATCCGTGCCCAGAAGATCGAAGAACTACTCAAAGGGAAAGAGATCGATCAGGATCTACTGAAACAGGCAAAGGAACTCGTTGCCGAAGAAATCAGTCCTATCACCGATATCCGTTCTACACGTGAGTATAGAGAACATATCTGTCGGGTAATGTTTGAAAGGGGTCTGATTGTTTGTCAACAGCGAATGAACGGAGAGATTATCAATACGGTAAGGATCTTGGGAGGTTAA